The window GGCTCCCGCAGGGAATGCGAGGAGATGATCCGACAGGGACGGGTGACCGTGAACGGGGTCCCCGCCCACCTGGGGATGCGCGCCGATCCGGAACGGGATGACATCCGGGTGGACGGACGGCCGGTGAAGATCCCGCCTCTGATGGGATTCGTCCTCTACAAGCCGCGAGGGGTGCTCTCGGATCCCATGCCGGGCTCCTCTTCACCCACCGTCTATGATCTGGTTCCCCCGGTGAGGCCCCTTTATGTGGTGGGGCGGCTGGACGCGCGCAGCGAAGGGCTTATCCTCCTGATCAACGATGGGGAGCTTGCCCATCGCCTGACGCACCCGCGCAATGAGCATCCCAAGGTTTACCACGTGCTCGTGGAAGGACGACCGGAGGCGGAAACCCTGGAGCGCTGGCGGCGCGGGATCTTCCTGGACGGCCGACGGACCCGGCCGGCGAAGGTGCGGGTGATCCGTTATGAGGGGGCGCACACCTGGCTGGAGGTGGAGATGCGGGAGGGGAAGAAACGCCAGATCCGGCGCATCGCCGCCCGCCTGGGCCATCCGGTGCGCCGCCTCATCCGCATCCGCATCGGGCCGGTGACCCTGGGGCGGCTGAAGCCCGGCCAGTGGCGTCCGCTCACCGAACAGGAGCTCCGACAGCTCCGATCTCTGAAGGCCGAGAAATCCCCTCGTTCCCGCCCGCGCCGGGCAGGGCAGCGGTCTGCGGCCCAAAAGGGATAAGCC is drawn from Thermoflexus hugenholtzii and contains these coding sequences:
- a CDS encoding pseudouridine synthase, whose product is MALERLQKILARAGLGSRRECEEMIRQGRVTVNGVPAHLGMRADPERDDIRVDGRPVKIPPLMGFVLYKPRGVLSDPMPGSSSPTVYDLVPPVRPLYVVGRLDARSEGLILLINDGELAHRLTHPRNEHPKVYHVLVEGRPEAETLERWRRGIFLDGRRTRPAKVRVIRYEGAHTWLEVEMREGKKRQIRRIAARLGHPVRRLIRIRIGPVTLGRLKPGQWRPLTEQELRQLRSLKAEKSPRSRPRRAGQRSAAQKG